In Sciurus carolinensis chromosome 16, mSciCar1.2, whole genome shotgun sequence, the genomic window CACGGTTgacagcagcacaactcacaacgGCCATACTAGGGAAGCAGCCTCGGTGTCCTTCAGTGACGACTGGACCAAGAGCATGTGGGGCACACACAGTGGAGtcgtattcagccataaagagaatgaAACGGTGGCGTctgcaggaaatggatggaagcAGAGGGCAAGGTGTTAAGTGGAATCAGCCAAACCCAGGATGTCAAGGGTCGTACGTGTCCTCTCACCTGAGGAagctggagagggaaaagggaaagaatggagggatCTGATGTAAATCAAAGCTAGACCAGCAGAGTCGTGGAAGGGGCCGGGGACACGAGGAGGGACACAAAGTGGAACACCTGGTGACAGTGGTCCCGTCACAGTGCTGTActgaaggggagagaggaggaaggcatGGAGGGGAAAGTTGGatgaaagaacccagaaaacagCTGTGGACACAGGAGCTCACACaggagagtttattaagcagaaGATCCGAGTGTCCACCCTGAAGggcgagagagagagacaatggCGGGCCCTGCTCCTCAGCAGTGGAAGTTGGCGGCTGAAAACGATCCACCAATGACTGAGGAGGAAGTTCCTGGGCTAACGATCCGGAAGGTCATGAGTTATGTCAATGGTTGTTCACAGTCCTTAACAGTCtaggttgtaaagtggtgtggggcagaatcaggggacaCAGGGTGCAGGCCTGAGAACCCACTGTGCCTTCACTGTGGCCACAACACGGAGAGAGAGGGGACACTAGGGGGTGACAGTGGCCTAGTCACACTGCTGTACTGAGGGGAGGGGGAAGTTGGATGTGCTGCTACAGAACAAGAAAGGGACGATCACACAGGGCACTGCTCagctgagagacccacactgaagaccaggacagggccaggagcctccctgtccctgcccctcTCTGTGCCCCCAGCAGAGCTCCAGCTGACTGCACAGCCAGGTGCTCAGGGTCTGCTGCTCTGTGCCCACCTGAGGGGGGACCTGCATCTTCCCTAAACCATCTCCAGGGCTGGGAGACAATGACCCTGGATAAGACCCCAGAACCCAGTGCCAACGATGGACAGAAGGAGGCCCTGAGAAGGGAGGACCAGCCCCAGGTCACCGTCACCTGGAAGGGGCTGGCTCAGGAGGGCACCAAGAGCActggctgctgcctcctggccctgcagggATGAGGACAGATCAGGCAGACAGTGGAGGGGTGAGGACAGGCACCATTGCTGTCTGAGCTCCTGCAGGGAGCCCAGGCCCACCCCACACAGTGCTGGGGAAACAGGAGTCAGGATATCAGGGGGAGGGCATTTCCCCTTCCTGTGGGCTGCTGTGTGACACCCCATGACAGGCAGAACCCAGCCTCCATGTGGCCACACCCTGTGTCCCTCTGTCCTGCCAAGCCCAGGGACATCCTCCATCTGCACAGCCAGGACCTGGGAGGAGACGCCATGACCCCCACCCTCACGGCCCTGCTCTGCCTTGGTGAGATGtgaagaaggggaggggacaCCCTGTTCTGAGAGGGACCCCAGCCCACAGCCAGCCCTGGCCATCAGGGGACACAGGGcccaggaggctctggggaggagagggcctgctcaggcctcagggctcCCCTCTCACAGGAACTCTCTTCCAGGGCTGAGTCTGGGCCCCAGGACCCGAGGGCAGCAAGGTGAGTGTCCCCAGCTGGCCCAggtcctgctcctccctggggaccaggagccaCCCTGGGCAGTGGATGGAGAACAGCAGCtgtgggctgaggctggggagcctggagggagctgggctgagggCTGGGATCTGAGGGGCTGTGCTGGGACCCAGCCTCTGATTCCCTTGCAGGGACCCTCCCCAAGCCCACCCTGTGGGCTGAGCCAGGCTCTGTGATCACCTGGGGGAGGCCAGTGACCCTCTGGTGTGAGGGGACCCTGGAGGCCCAGGAGTACCGTCTGGAGAAAGAGGGAAGCTCAGTGCCCTGGGACACAAAGATCCCACAGGATCCCAGGAACAAGGCCAAGTTCCCCATCCCAACCATGACTGAGCACCATGCAGGGCGATATCAATGCTACTATTACAGCCCTGCTGGCTGGTCAGAGCGCAGTGACAACCTGGAGCTGGTGGTGACAGGTGAGAGGACACTTGGGGTCCCAGcccctggctctgccctcaggaaggGGGTCTGCTCCCTGGTGTCCCTGTCACAGCCCAGCTGGGGACAGTGTGGAGGAGGGAGCCCATTAACACCTGCCTCCTTCTCTGCTAGGATCCTACAGCAAACCCAGGctctcagccctgcccagccctgtggtGACCTCAGGAGGGAATGTGACCCTTCAGTGTGGCTCACGGCAGGGATATGGCAGGTTTGTTCTCACTAAGGAAGGAGGACACAAGCTCACCTGGACCCTGGACTCACAGCAAGACCCCAGTGGGCAGTTCCAGGCCCAGTTCCCTGTGGGCCCCGTGACCCCCAGCCACAGCTGGACCTTCACATGCTATGGCAGTTACAGGAGAACCCCCCAGGTGTGGTCAGAACCCAGTGACCCCCTGGAGCTCCAGGTCTCAGGTGAGGAAACTACACCTTCCCTGACACAGTTGGGGACATGCAGCAGGTTGTGGGGACCTTTATGTTAGACAGCCCCAGGTGAGAGAGAGGATGAGGGAACCTGGGACCACATGGCCAGAGACCCAGGGTGTGAGAGAGTGAcctgcaggcaggagggaggcagggttgGCAGGTCCTCCCTCAGCCCAGGCTCCTCTTCCCTCCAGGGCtgtccaggaagccctccctccTGACCCAGCACAGCCCAGTCCTGGACCCTGGAGAGAATGTGACCCTCCAGTGTCACTCAGACAGTGGCTATGACAGATTTGCTCTGTCCAAGGAGGGCGGACAGGACCTCCCACAGCTCCCTGGCCAGCAGCTCCAGGCTGGGCTGTCTCAGGCCACCTTCCTTCTGGGCTCTGTGAGTGGCTCCCATGGGGGTCGGTACAGATGCTACGGTGGACACAGGCTCTCCTCTGAGTGGTCAGCCCCCAGTGACCCCCTGGACATCCTGGTCACAGGTGAGGAGCCCAGTGTGTGCAGTCAGGGATCCAGACTCTGTCCATTCCTGTGTGGGAGCCCCAGGAGGTGATGGGCAGGGTGAGGTGTGGGGTctcaggagggagagaggcagggagggtcagggaggggcagagaagacagagacagggaggcacagggagaggaagatcagagaccctgagccagacAGAGAGCACAGGTCCTCAGAGAGGCCCTGGTGAGGTCTCAGCTCAGAACAAGCTGGGGTCCCctcacccctccttcctctctctaggACAGctccctgcctcaccctccctctCAGTGCAGCCGGGTCCCACAGTGTCCTCAGGAGAGAACGTGGCCCTGCTGTGTCAATCAAGGATCCAGTGGGACACCTTCCTTCTGGTCAAGGAGGGGGCAGCTGATCCCCCCCTGCGTCTGAGACCAGAGTCCAGGGCTCCAGGGTTCCAGGCAGAATTCTCcatgagagctgtgacctcagCCCTGGCGGGGACCTACAGATGCTATGGGTCTCAAAGCTCATCCCCCTACCTGCTGTCATGGCCCAGTGCCCCCGTGGTCCTGGTGGTCTCAGGTGAGTGACCCCTGACCCCATCCTCTGTGAGCTAGGGGTTCACTCAGGGCCCTGCCCAGGACAGCTCTGGGTGGTGGGAGTGAGGGGCCCTGGGAGGGTCAGCCAGCAGGATCCACCCCTCAGAGAAGAGGCGCCACTGGGTCCTCCAGCATGTGCCCCACCCCAT contains:
- the LOC124966922 gene encoding leukocyte immunoglobulin-like receptor subfamily B member 3 yields the protein MTPTLTALLCLGLSLGPRTRGQQGTLPKPTLWAEPGSVITWGRPVTLWCEGTLEAQEYRLEKEGSSVPWDTKIPQDPRNKAKFPIPTMTEHHAGRYQCYYYSPAGWSERSDNLELVVTGSYSKPRLSALPSPVVTSGGNVTLQCGSRQGYGRFVLTKEGGHKLTWTLDSQQDPSGQFQAQFPVGPVTPSHSWTFTCYGSYRRTPQVWSEPSDPLELQVSGLSRKPSLLTQHSPVLDPGENVTLQCHSDSGYDRFALSKEGGQDLPQLPGQQLQAGLSQATFLLGSVSGSHGGRYRCYGGHRLSSEWSAPSDPLDILVTGQLPASPSLSVQPGPTVSSGENVALLCQSRIQWDTFLLVKEGAADPPLRLRPESRAPGFQAEFSMRAVTSALAGTYRCYGSQSSSPYLLSWPSAPVVLVVSGGPEEQPLNPTDPGPQRGLGRLLQVLVGVSVAFLLLLLLLLLLLLLRHQSRRRKAAQTEAGLQGPAGPTEAEPQDSGLQKR